A genomic segment from Rhodohalobacter sp. SW132 encodes:
- a CDS encoding aspartate aminotransferase family protein: MPDNRSSFYNHIAQTSDAPMGLEIERAEGCRIHTTDGRSFVDLISGIAVSSLGHRHPNVIKAIQRQLDKHLHVMVYGEFIQEPQSAFAQLLCDQLPEQLDRVYFVNSGTEANEGALKLAKKSTGRSNFVAFKNSYHGDTHGSLSVTGRDVYRDPYLPLLPGITFLDFNDPDQLDRIDEETAAVIMEPIQGEGGIIPAETEWLKAVRRRCDETGTVLIFDEIQTGFYRTGSLFAFEHYGVVPDILCLAKAMGGGMPMGAFVSSSDRFEAFKHDPPLNHVTTFGGHPLSCAAAHANLQTLLDGDFAQKANRIAEIACHMLRGDGIEEIRGRGAMLGLQLRDAELTQNVVKYCFKNGIILGWTLHSNSLVRIAPPLIIEEKLLEECFQTILDGVEKYC; encoded by the coding sequence ATGCCAGACAACCGCTCCTCCTTTTACAACCACATCGCTCAAACCAGCGACGCCCCGATGGGCCTGGAGATCGAGAGGGCGGAGGGGTGCCGCATTCACACTACCGACGGCCGATCGTTTGTGGACCTGATCTCCGGAATTGCGGTCAGCAGCCTGGGGCACCGTCATCCGAATGTAATTAAAGCCATTCAGCGGCAGCTTGATAAGCACCTGCACGTAATGGTTTACGGCGAATTTATCCAGGAGCCGCAGAGCGCATTTGCGCAGCTTTTGTGTGATCAGCTGCCGGAACAGCTCGACCGTGTCTACTTTGTGAACAGCGGGACGGAGGCAAATGAGGGTGCACTGAAACTGGCTAAGAAATCGACCGGACGCTCCAACTTTGTAGCGTTCAAAAACAGTTATCACGGCGATACCCACGGATCCCTCAGCGTAACCGGACGTGATGTATACCGCGATCCCTACCTGCCGCTTCTTCCCGGTATTACGTTTTTGGATTTTAACGATCCGGATCAGCTTGACCGGATTGATGAGGAGACGGCGGCCGTAATTATGGAGCCGATCCAGGGCGAAGGAGGTATCATTCCCGCCGAAACCGAATGGCTGAAGGCGGTGCGCAGGCGGTGCGATGAAACCGGCACCGTGCTGATATTTGATGAGATCCAGACCGGGTTTTACCGCACCGGCAGCCTCTTTGCGTTTGAGCACTACGGCGTGGTACCCGATATTTTATGCCTGGCCAAGGCGATGGGCGGCGGTATGCCGATGGGAGCGTTTGTCTCCTCCAGCGACCGGTTTGAGGCGTTTAAACACGATCCGCCGCTGAACCACGTCACAACCTTCGGCGGCCATCCGCTGAGCTGCGCCGCCGCACACGCCAATTTGCAGACGCTTCTGGACGGTGATTTTGCCCAAAAAGCTAACCGTATTGCAGAAATAGCTTGCCACATGCTGCGAGGTGACGGAATTGAAGAAATCCGAGGACGCGGCGCCATGCTCGGTCTCCAGCTCCGCGATGCCGAACTAACCCAAAACGTGGTGAAATACTGCTTTAAAAACGGAATCATCCTCGGCTGGACCCTCCACTCCAACTCCCTGGTCCGCATCGCCCCGCCGCTCATTATCGAAGAGAAGCTTCTGGAGGAGTGTTTTCAAACAATTCTGGATGGGGTGGAAAAGTATTGCTGA
- a CDS encoding HEAT repeat domain-containing protein, translating to MKCILGNAFPFTVFCLIVILITSCSNQKETDSENEKEQTTEVSENDPPEVSDELSETEEIEFYIDKLPDRDFTETYGHGYTWYTAAEELGMIGKPAIPHLIRQLSSDDEYVVMLSLYALQLASQDSAVTEKTGGEYIELEGTVLSKESNSRNIQVAESWWNKHRHLWD from the coding sequence ATGAAATGTATACTGGGTAATGCTTTTCCATTCACGGTATTCTGTTTGATTGTGATATTGATCACATCTTGTTCAAATCAAAAAGAAACGGATTCGGAAAATGAAAAGGAGCAGACCACAGAGGTATCAGAAAACGATCCCCCTGAAGTTTCAGATGAGTTATCTGAAACGGAAGAAATTGAGTTTTATATCGATAAACTGCCGGATCGTGACTTTACTGAAACCTACGGTCACGGGTACACATGGTACACCGCTGCAGAAGAACTTGGGATGATCGGAAAACCGGCCATCCCGCACCTGATTAGACAGCTGAGCTCTGATGATGAGTATGTAGTGATGCTTTCATTATACGCATTGCAGCTGGCATCGCAGGATTCGGCGGTTACAGAAAAAACAGGCGGCGAATATATTGAACTGGAAGGAACCGTTCTGTCCAAAGAATCAAATTCCCGCAATATTCAGGTCGCCGAATCATGGTGGAATAAACACCGGCATCTCTGGGATTAG
- a CDS encoding type II toxin-antitoxin system RelE/ParE family toxin codes for MNWLKDWIRFRFNISRNWKSTDDIWEVRARIGSNSFRILGFIDGDEFIILTNGFSKKSQKTPKKEIKLAEQRKADYLSRK; via the coding sequence TTGAATTGGTTGAAAGACTGGATCAGATTCCGGTTCAATATTTCAAGAAATTGGAAAAGCACAGATGATATTTGGGAGGTTAGGGCAAGAATTGGATCGAATAGTTTTAGAATTCTTGGATTCATTGATGGTGATGAATTTATCATCCTGACGAATGGATTTTCCAAAAAATCACAAAAAACACCAAAGAAAGAAATTAAACTTGCAGAGCAGCGTAAAGCTGATTATCTGTCCCGAAAATGA
- a CDS encoding helix-turn-helix domain-containing protein, whose product MSDLQAYISDRKKRDPEFAEDYDAGFRSFKIGVLLKKAREEAGLTQEELAKQLKTKKTAISRIENHAEDIRLSTLEKYAQAFGKKLRVELVE is encoded by the coding sequence ATGAGTGATTTACAAGCTTATATCAGCGACCGCAAAAAACGAGATCCCGAGTTTGCCGAAGACTACGATGCAGGATTTCGCAGTTTCAAAATTGGTGTACTTTTAAAGAAAGCCCGCGAAGAAGCTGGCCTGACTCAGGAAGAACTCGCCAAACAATTAAAAACAAAAAAAACAGCCATCTCACGAATCGAGAATCATGCCGAAGATATACGGCTTTCAACTTTAGAGAAGTATGCCCAGGCATTTGGAAAAAAGCTCAGAGTTGAACTCGTAGAGTGA
- a CDS encoding type II toxin-antitoxin system Phd/YefM family antitoxin, whose amino-acid sequence MKTLTATQARKDIYRLLDEASETHEPIQITGKRSNAVLISEDDWRSIQETLYLSSISGMQESIVEGLQTPIEETDEELDW is encoded by the coding sequence ATGAAGACATTAACTGCAACCCAAGCACGAAAAGATATTTACCGGTTATTGGATGAGGCTTCTGAAACTCATGAGCCCATTCAAATTACCGGCAAGAGGAGCAATGCAGTACTCATCAGCGAGGATGACTGGCGTTCGATTCAAGAAACACTTTATCTCTCTTCCATTTCCGGAATGCAGGAATCCATTGTTGAAGGACTGCAGACTCCAATTGAAGAAACCGACGAAGAACTTGACTGGTGA
- a CDS encoding Txe/YoeB family addiction module toxin, whose amino-acid sequence MSKYKLVYTKQAKKDAKKAASSGLKPKIEELLEIIKENPFEEYPPYEKLVGNLEGAYSRRINIQHRLVYQVLEEEKIVKVIKMWTHYD is encoded by the coding sequence GTGAGTAAATACAAACTCGTATATACAAAACAAGCAAAAAAGGATGCTAAGAAAGCAGCTTCTTCAGGATTAAAGCCAAAGATTGAAGAGTTACTGGAAATAATAAAGGAGAATCCTTTTGAAGAATATCCTCCTTATGAAAAGCTTGTAGGGAATTTAGAGGGGGCTTACTCCAGACGTATCAACATCCAGCACCGATTAGTTTACCAAGTGTTGGAGGAAGAAAAGATAGTTAAAGTGATTAAAATGTGGACTCATTACGACTAA
- a CDS encoding toxin-antitoxin system YwqK family antitoxin, producing the protein MKPLSSLLIILLLLTACSQEETFEKTSYRVADIFPEISLSDEFNLYVDETAQPANGHYTSSYQNGSTLADITFREGMISEGKIFRSDGLQEVSYTTENERMKLTFYKENGEPHLVSVYGDDMSDRREFHAWYENGVRSIESDETNYKMWYENGLPQLQIPSVDGELHGRVVSWYETGQEEYEMNFYDGIEHGTFKEWDEEGNITSEKVYEMGELIK; encoded by the coding sequence ATGAAACCACTCTCATCTCTGCTAATCATTCTATTATTACTTACCGCCTGCAGCCAGGAGGAGACTTTTGAGAAAACGTCATATCGTGTCGCAGATATTTTTCCTGAGATATCCCTTTCTGACGAGTTCAATCTCTACGTGGATGAAACCGCTCAGCCGGCGAATGGACACTACACCTCCAGCTATCAAAATGGATCCACACTGGCCGATATTACGTTCAGAGAAGGGATGATTTCGGAGGGCAAAATCTTCAGAAGTGATGGGTTGCAAGAGGTCAGTTACACGACCGAAAATGAAAGGATGAAGCTGACCTTCTATAAAGAAAATGGCGAGCCCCATTTGGTATCTGTTTATGGCGATGATATGTCGGATCGAAGAGAGTTTCACGCCTGGTATGAGAACGGCGTACGGTCCATAGAGAGTGATGAGACAAATTATAAAATGTGGTATGAAAATGGCCTGCCGCAACTACAAATACCGTCAGTTGATGGGGAACTGCACGGCAGAGTGGTTTCATGGTACGAGACCGGCCAGGAAGAATACGAGATGAATTTTTATGATGGTATAGAACACGGAACGTTCAAAGAGTGGGATGAAGAGGGGAATATTACCAGTGAAAAAGTCTACGAGATGGGTGAATTGATCAAGTAA
- a CDS encoding toxin-antitoxin system YwqK family antitoxin, with amino-acid sequence MKQLSSILFILIISVACSQEEVFEEISNDITEIFTEISLSEELNLYVDETDQPADGHYTSSYQNGSTLADVTFNEGMISEGKIFRSDGLQTVGYTVENERMKLTYYNENSEPKLVTVYGDDLSERREFHVWHTDGTRLVESAENTFNMWYENGRPRVQMPSVDGELHGKVAVWYENGQIESEHHYSNGVKHGTFTEWDEEGAVTSQKVYEMGELIK; translated from the coding sequence ATGAAACAGCTGTCATCGATACTATTCATTCTTATAATATCTGTCGCCTGCAGTCAGGAGGAGGTTTTTGAAGAAATTTCAAACGATATCACAGAAATTTTTACTGAGATTTCTCTTTCCGAAGAGCTCAATCTCTACGTGGATGAAACCGATCAGCCGGCAGATGGGCACTACACCTCAAGCTATCAAAATGGATCTACACTGGCTGATGTTACATTCAATGAAGGGATGATTTCGGAGGGGAAAATTTTCAGAAGTGATGGGTTGCAAACGGTTGGCTACACGGTTGAAAATGAAAGGATGAAACTGACCTATTACAATGAAAATAGCGAGCCCAAGCTGGTAACTGTGTATGGTGATGACTTGTCAGAACGACGAGAGTTTCACGTATGGCACACGGATGGTACCCGGTTAGTTGAATCTGCTGAGAATACTTTTAATATGTGGTATGAGAATGGCCGGCCGCGGGTACAAATGCCGTCAGTGGATGGGGAACTCCATGGAAAAGTGGCAGTCTGGTACGAAAATGGCCAGATCGAATCCGAGCATCATTATTCGAATGGCGTAAAGCACGGTACGTTTACAGAGTGGGACGAAGAGGGGGCTGTAACCAGTCAAAAAGTCTACGAGATGGGAGAATTGATCAAGTAA
- a CDS encoding type II toxin-antitoxin system VapB family antitoxin, whose product MRNSTVHTSTFNHTIPIAQSFWMCYIAVHVKKLIDMDTTLTIRIDKELEQLLEESSKRTGQSKSELVRQALKRQLRIESFQQLRKELLPYGEAQGWLTDEDVFREVS is encoded by the coding sequence ATGCGAAACTCCACAGTACACACCTCTACGTTTAACCATACGATCCCGATTGCCCAATCGTTCTGGATGTGTTACATTGCAGTACACGTAAAGAAATTAATCGATATGGATACAACCCTCACAATTCGAATTGATAAAGAGCTCGAACAACTCCTCGAAGAATCATCAAAGAGAACCGGCCAGTCAAAAAGTGAACTTGTACGGCAGGCGCTAAAGCGTCAGTTGCGCATCGAATCTTTCCAGCAGCTGCGAAAAGAGCTTTTGCCTTATGGAGAAGCGCAGGGATGGTTAACAGATGAAGATGTCTTCCGCGAAGTCTCCTGA
- a CDS encoding putative toxin-antitoxin system toxin component, PIN family, whose amino-acid sequence MRIFADTNILVSAFTARGLCADLLEVILADHQLMTGEIVLEELNRVLLIKLKIPESKASGVMEFLRKYHVEPIPDKPSEVEVRDEDDRWVLESAIRAKADILVTGDKDLLDISGKVPQVKIISPRGIWKMLQK is encoded by the coding sequence ATGAGGATTTTTGCTGACACCAACATATTGGTTAGTGCTTTTACAGCGAGGGGACTATGTGCAGATTTACTGGAAGTAATTCTTGCTGATCATCAATTGATGACAGGAGAAATTGTGTTGGAAGAGCTGAACCGTGTGCTGCTAATAAAGTTGAAGATTCCTGAGAGCAAAGCATCTGGCGTTATGGAGTTTCTCCGCAAGTACCATGTAGAACCTATACCTGATAAACCTTCTGAAGTTGAAGTCAGGGATGAAGATGATCGATGGGTACTGGAATCAGCAATAAGAGCAAAAGCCGATATTTTAGTTACTGGAGATAAAGATCTATTAGATATATCAGGGAAAGTCCCCCAGGTAAAAATCATTTCACCCCGCGGAATTTGGAAAATGCTGCAAAAGTAA
- a CDS encoding DUF433 domain-containing protein — MSQNLLNRITRKPDICHGKPTIRGLRYPVDTMLDLLASDMSIDEILADYPDLEREDLLACLEYAAQLSRTKKSQKIVR, encoded by the coding sequence ATGAGCCAAAATCTGTTAAACAGAATCACCAGGAAGCCGGATATTTGTCACGGCAAACCTACGATCCGCGGATTGCGATACCCGGTTGACACCATGCTGGATTTATTGGCTTCAGATATGAGTATTGATGAAATACTGGCTGACTATCCGGATTTGGAGAGAGAGGACTTGTTGGCTTGCCTTGAATATGCTGCCCAATTATCGCGAACGAAAAAATCGCAAAAAATTGTCCGGTGA
- a CDS encoding DUF5615 family PIN-like protein encodes MRVLVDAHLPKRLSEFLSTHEIESKHTLELPKKNATPDSEIIQTADQEERIVISKDRDFLDNYILDGSPEKLLIVSTGNINNQNLIRLFKNNLETLKSLFEENSVIEINEEEIRVHY; translated from the coding sequence GTGAGAGTACTTGTTGACGCACATCTACCTAAACGCCTTTCTGAGTTCTTATCGACTCATGAAATAGAATCAAAACATACTCTGGAGTTACCCAAAAAGAATGCGACACCTGATTCAGAAATCATTCAGACTGCAGATCAGGAAGAGCGAATTGTAATATCAAAGGACAGAGATTTTCTCGATAATTATATCCTGGATGGAAGCCCTGAAAAATTGTTAATTGTTTCAACCGGAAACATTAATAATCAGAATCTGATTCGTTTATTTAAGAATAATTTAGAAACGTTAAAGTCACTGTTTGAAGAGAATTCAGTGATCGAGATCAACGAAGAAGAGATTCGGGTGCACTACTAA
- a CDS encoding trans-acting enoyl reductase family protein: protein MSKQKIVIYGSYGYTGRLIASRAAELYSNVLLSGRNEQKLKKQAAELNLDYLAVDTSDPLRLENLLNDAHLVIHCAGPFIHTWQPILDSCIRNRCHYLDITGEIGVFEGIKARSDEIAEAKIMAMPGVGFDVVPTDCLALYLKKQLPDADHLELAFMGLGGGVSHGTALTMAENLGEGGAVREDGRIKSVPAAYKTRSIDFGERQRTAVTIPWGDVSTGHHTTGIDNITVYTAMKPSAIRWLKLSNWISPILRLDAVRNLAKKWISKKVTGPDSKARETGESYIWGEVKNPGGETITAHLKTPEGYRLTAMTAIHIAQKVLSGDFKPGYQTPASAYGEDLILEIEGTERV, encoded by the coding sequence ATGAGTAAACAAAAGATTGTGATTTACGGAAGCTACGGCTACACCGGCCGGCTGATTGCCAGTCGCGCTGCTGAATTGTACAGCAATGTTTTGCTCTCCGGAAGAAATGAGCAGAAATTGAAAAAGCAAGCTGCGGAACTAAACCTGGATTACTTGGCAGTTGATACATCCGATCCACTTCGTTTGGAAAATCTTTTGAACGATGCACATCTTGTAATCCATTGTGCAGGTCCGTTTATCCACACCTGGCAGCCTATACTCGATTCCTGTATCCGAAATCGCTGCCATTATCTGGATATCACCGGGGAAATCGGGGTATTTGAAGGGATTAAAGCGAGGAGTGATGAAATTGCTGAAGCGAAAATCATGGCGATGCCCGGCGTTGGTTTTGACGTTGTTCCGACCGATTGCCTGGCGCTCTATCTGAAGAAACAGCTTCCCGATGCGGATCACCTGGAACTCGCTTTTATGGGGCTCGGAGGCGGCGTATCTCATGGAACAGCGCTGACTATGGCTGAAAATCTCGGAGAAGGCGGGGCAGTCAGGGAAGATGGCAGGATCAAATCGGTGCCGGCGGCCTACAAAACCCGGTCGATAGATTTTGGCGAAAGGCAGAGAACGGCCGTGACCATTCCGTGGGGTGATGTGTCCACGGGTCACCACACAACTGGGATTGATAATATTACTGTCTACACCGCCATGAAACCGTCCGCTATCCGCTGGCTGAAGCTCTCCAACTGGATTTCACCGATTTTGCGGCTGGATGCGGTTCGTAATCTGGCTAAAAAATGGATCAGCAAGAAGGTAACCGGACCGGATTCAAAAGCCCGGGAAACGGGTGAAAGTTACATCTGGGGAGAAGTGAAAAATCCCGGTGGAGAAACGATTACAGCACATCTTAAAACCCCGGAAGGTTACAGGCTTACCGCAATGACCGCCATTCACATTGCACAGAAAGTACTCTCCGGTGATTTCAAACCGGGATACCAGACACCGGCCTCCGCATACGGTGAAGATCTGATTCTGGAAATTGAAGGCACGGAAAGGGTCTGA
- a CDS encoding DUF885 family protein, translating to MKRIFPLFLLLILTASCIPTEDQIQNIFDDHWEYRLQSNPLFATNQGDHRFDDRLPQSDLEFIERDYFRTQEFLARLNRISLDDLDETDRMNYDIFRLQLENAAHAYEHNDHLLPLNGWWDYHATFADLANRMPLNSTEDYENYLSRLGAFSEYNTGYLERMGQGLELGVVRPQVVFDDYVASVEAHITESAEEHNLFEPFEEFPSGVEEEDRERLRNEGKRIIEEVVVPEFQRLRDFLVEDYIPGSAESIGITGIEGGEEYYKYLIATYTTLDLTAEEIHQTGLDEVARIRDEMMQIVESEGFGDDFDGFVEFLRTDPQFYAESPEELMKETAFVLKTMDGKLPELFKTLPRLPYGIMPVPDYLAPRTATAYYSRGAADGTRAGFYAVNTYDLQSRPLYEVTALSLHEAVPGHHLQIALQQELEDLPDFRTVAGFTAYTEGWALYSERLGLEVGMYDDPYQNFGRLSYEMWRALRLVVDTGMHAMGWSREEAIEYMAENSALSLHNIRSEVNRYIFWPGQALAYKMGEIKIRELREIAEEELGRDFDVREFHDVVLTSGAVPLEVLENNVLNWIEDQ from the coding sequence ATGAAACGAATTTTTCCACTTTTTTTACTTCTGATTCTAACCGCATCCTGTATTCCCACGGAAGATCAGATTCAGAACATATTTGACGATCACTGGGAGTATCGCCTGCAAAGCAATCCGCTCTTTGCCACCAACCAGGGCGATCATCGTTTTGATGACCGTCTGCCGCAATCGGATCTTGAGTTTATTGAGAGGGACTACTTCCGCACCCAGGAATTTCTCGCCCGGCTCAATAGAATTTCACTGGATGATCTGGACGAAACCGACCGGATGAATTACGATATCTTTCGTCTTCAGCTTGAAAACGCTGCGCATGCTTACGAACATAATGATCACCTGCTGCCGCTGAACGGCTGGTGGGATTATCACGCTACGTTTGCTGATCTCGCCAACCGCATGCCGCTGAATTCCACGGAGGATTATGAAAATTACCTGAGCCGGCTCGGGGCTTTTTCTGAGTACAATACCGGCTATTTGGAGCGGATGGGACAAGGGCTTGAGCTTGGAGTTGTGCGTCCCCAGGTGGTATTTGATGATTATGTGGCGTCAGTTGAGGCTCATATCACCGAAAGTGCCGAGGAGCACAATCTGTTTGAGCCATTCGAAGAATTTCCGTCGGGCGTGGAGGAGGAAGATCGCGAACGATTGCGAAATGAGGGAAAGCGGATCATCGAAGAGGTGGTAGTGCCGGAATTTCAGCGTCTCCGCGATTTTCTTGTGGAAGACTATATTCCCGGAAGTGCAGAATCGATCGGGATTACCGGGATTGAAGGCGGGGAGGAGTATTACAAATACCTGATCGCCACCTACACCACGCTTGACCTTACGGCAGAGGAAATTCATCAAACCGGACTGGATGAAGTGGCACGAATCCGCGACGAGATGATGCAGATTGTGGAGTCGGAGGGGTTCGGGGATGATTTTGACGGGTTTGTGGAGTTTCTGCGAACCGATCCTCAATTTTATGCAGAATCTCCGGAAGAGCTGATGAAAGAGACAGCCTTTGTTCTGAAAACGATGGACGGCAAGCTTCCCGAACTGTTCAAAACCTTGCCGCGTCTGCCATACGGTATCATGCCGGTACCGGATTATCTTGCGCCCCGGACCGCAACCGCTTACTACAGCAGGGGAGCCGCTGACGGTACCCGTGCAGGATTTTATGCTGTGAATACCTACGATCTTCAAAGCCGTCCGTTGTACGAGGTGACGGCCCTTTCGCTGCACGAGGCTGTGCCGGGCCACCATCTTCAGATCGCACTTCAGCAGGAGCTCGAGGATCTGCCTGATTTCCGAACCGTGGCCGGATTTACAGCATATACCGAGGGGTGGGCGCTCTACTCCGAACGGCTGGGCCTGGAAGTGGGGATGTATGATGATCCCTACCAGAATTTCGGGCGGCTGAGTTACGAGATGTGGCGTGCGCTTCGCCTGGTTGTCGACACCGGGATGCACGCGATGGGGTGGAGCAGGGAAGAGGCAATCGAGTACATGGCAGAAAACTCCGCTCTTTCATTGCACAATATCCGCAGCGAGGTGAACCGATACATTTTCTGGCCGGGACAGGCACTTGCGTACAAAATGGGAGAGATCAAGATCCGTGAACTGCGTGAGATCGCAGAAGAGGAACTCGGCAGAGATTTCGACGTGCGCGAATTTCACGATGTGGTGCTGACGAGCGGTGCTGTTCCCCTTGAGGTGCTGGAGAATAATGTATTGAACTGGATAGAAGATCAGTGA